A single window of Sphingobacterium sp. ML3W DNA harbors:
- a CDS encoding carboxymuconolactone decarboxylase family protein — protein sequence MKKHIRIVLLFVSMLVTTFVNAQETDSLSKKQGSIVQIAALTGKGSLPALATRLHAGLDAGLTINQIKEVIIHTYAYAGFPRSIRGLQTFMTVLQDREAKGINDKLGAEASPIRNDARKYDRGKAVLDSLLGAPQNGPQTGYSAFAPTIEIFLKEHLFADIFERDVLTYTERELATIAVLSSIGGVEPMLKSHLSICLNVGLSAAQLKQFITVVESTVGEKESEDAKIVLEVLLSSRKTK from the coding sequence ATGAAAAAGCATATAAGAATTGTATTGTTATTCGTTTCAATGCTGGTTACAACGTTTGTAAATGCACAAGAAACGGATAGCTTGAGCAAAAAGCAGGGGTCTATAGTGCAAATAGCTGCATTAACGGGTAAAGGTTCTTTGCCTGCCTTAGCTACTCGATTGCATGCAGGTCTAGATGCTGGATTGACTATCAATCAGATCAAAGAAGTTATCATTCATACCTATGCTTATGCTGGTTTTCCGCGTAGTATCCGTGGGTTGCAAACCTTCATGACTGTTCTACAAGACCGCGAAGCGAAAGGAATAAACGATAAGTTAGGAGCAGAGGCATCTCCTATACGTAATGATGCTCGTAAATACGACAGAGGTAAGGCTGTTTTAGACTCATTATTAGGTGCACCTCAAAATGGACCACAGACAGGCTATTCGGCATTTGCTCCTACGATAGAGATTTTTCTCAAAGAGCATCTTTTTGCAGATATTTTTGAACGTGATGTACTGACTTACACCGAACGAGAATTGGCAACTATTGCAGTATTGAGCAGCATAGGAGGGGTTGAGCCTATGCTTAAATCTCATTTGAGTATCTGTTTAAATGTTGGCTTATCAGCGGCACAGTTGAAACAATTTATAACAGTTGTAGAATCTACTGTTGGCGAAAAGGAATCTGAAGATGCGAAGATAGTTTTGGAGGTGCTGCTTAGTAGCCGTAAGACGAAGTAA